Proteins from a single region of Haloplanus sp. GDY1:
- a CDS encoding cytosine deaminase — MSEYIVTRGRTLAGGIVDVEIEDGTIRRLVPAGEGDPSSFPADRRYDADGRLVTPPLIEPHVHLDATGTAGDPTWNESGTLAEGIEVWAAYKEDITVEDVLDRATRTVEWYAANGVTRIRTHADTTEPSLTTVEALLELRERVADVVDLQVVAFPQDGILTDESHEDLLREAVEMGVDAVGAIPHNEHTREDGVESVRTVCDLAERYDRPLDLHIDETDDPGSRFTEVLASEALKRGIGDRTTASHATAMHSYNNAYADKVISLLAESGVGVVTNPPDNSVLQGSYDDYPRRRGHTRIDELHEAGVTVGLGHDSVLDPWYHYGQADPLDAAFVLLHYAHMAGRDDVSTLWEMLTAANAEVFGASEYGLREGNEGSLVVYDSPDGFNALRTRAPRTLVLREGDVVARTEPSSATVHRADGTSAVDFHR; from the coding sequence ATGTCCGAGTACATCGTCACCCGCGGGCGGACGCTCGCCGGCGGCATCGTCGACGTCGAAATCGAGGACGGGACGATCCGGCGTCTCGTCCCAGCGGGCGAGGGGGATCCGTCGTCGTTCCCGGCGGACCGCCGGTACGACGCCGACGGGCGGCTGGTGACGCCGCCGCTGATCGAACCCCACGTCCACCTCGACGCGACGGGGACCGCGGGCGACCCGACCTGGAACGAGAGCGGGACGCTCGCGGAGGGGATCGAGGTCTGGGCGGCGTACAAGGAGGACATCACCGTCGAGGACGTCCTCGACCGGGCGACCCGGACGGTCGAGTGGTACGCCGCCAACGGCGTCACCCGGATCCGGACCCACGCCGACACGACGGAGCCGTCGCTGACGACCGTCGAGGCGCTCCTCGAACTCCGCGAGCGAGTGGCGGACGTCGTCGACCTGCAGGTCGTCGCCTTCCCGCAGGACGGCATCCTCACCGACGAGTCCCACGAGGACCTGCTCCGCGAGGCCGTCGAGATGGGCGTCGACGCCGTCGGCGCCATCCCCCACAACGAACACACCCGCGAGGACGGCGTCGAGAGCGTGCGGACGGTCTGTGACCTGGCCGAACGGTACGACCGGCCGCTCGACCTCCACATCGACGAGACGGACGACCCGGGGTCGCGGTTCACCGAGGTGCTGGCGAGCGAGGCACTCAAGCGGGGGATCGGCGACCGCACGACCGCGAGCCACGCCACGGCGATGCACTCCTACAACAACGCGTACGCGGACAAGGTGATCTCGCTGCTCGCGGAGAGCGGGGTGGGCGTCGTGACGAACCCGCCGGACAACTCGGTGCTGCAGGGGAGCTACGACGACTACCCGCGCCGGCGCGGACACACCCGGATCGACGAACTCCACGAGGCGGGCGTCACCGTCGGCCTCGGCCACGACTCCGTCCTCGACCCGTGGTATCACTACGGGCAGGCCGACCCGCTCGACGCCGCCTTCGTCCTCCTCCACTACGCGCACATGGCGGGTCGCGACGACGTGTCCACCCTGTGGGAGATGCTGACCGCGGCCAACGCCGAAGTGTTCGGCGCGAGCGAGTACGGACTCCGGGAGGGTAACGAGGGGTCGCTCGTCGTGTACGACAGCCCCGACGGGTTCAACGCCCTGCGCACCCGCGCGCCCCGGACGCTCGTGCTCCGGGAGGGCGACGTCGTGGCGCGGACGGAGCCGTCGAGCGCGACGGTCCACCGCGCCGACGGGACGAGCGCGGTCGATTTCCACCGGTAG
- a CDS encoding IS6 family transposase, which produces MPEISRLSDGSDWIELDFVERQRTPEFAMRLGIQMHVAGLSLSNTISILERLGVERSRTAVHNWVQKADLQPEGGASPNHVALDETVIRINDQQYWLYAAIDPETNTFLHIRLFSTYTTGLTEIFLSELREKHDVETAVFLVDGAKHLQTALNRHGLDCRYELHGNRNAVERIFREVKRRTSSFSNTFSHVEPTTAESWLQALAVWWNRCQS; this is translated from the coding sequence ATGCCCGAAATCAGCCGCCTCAGCGATGGTAGCGACTGGATCGAATTAGATTTTGTGGAGCGTCAGCGGACACCCGAGTTCGCGATGCGGCTCGGTATTCAGATGCATGTGGCGGGATTATCACTTTCGAATACCATCTCGATTCTTGAAAGGTTGGGTGTCGAACGATCTCGAACGGCCGTTCACAACTGGGTGCAGAAGGCCGATCTACAGCCCGAAGGCGGTGCGAGCCCGAATCACGTTGCACTCGACGAAACTGTGATTCGAATCAACGATCAGCAATACTGGCTGTACGCCGCCATCGATCCTGAAACGAACACATTCCTTCATATCCGGCTCTTTAGCACGTATACGACCGGTCTAACCGAAATTTTCCTGAGCGAATTACGCGAGAAACACGATGTCGAAACCGCCGTGTTTCTCGTCGATGGCGCCAAACATCTCCAAACTGCTCTCAATCGACACGGCCTCGATTGCAGATACGAACTCCATGGCAATCGGAATGCTGTCGAACGTATCTTTAGAGAAGTAAAACGACGAACCTCTTCGTTTTCAAATACGTTTAGCCACGTGGAGCCGACGACCGCAGAATCGTGGCTCCAAGCCCTCGCCGTCTGGTGGAATCGATGCCAAAGTTAA
- a CDS encoding DUF2797 domain-containing protein, with product MQIVGYDATDGGILVSDGDDALDDAPPRPVEYVPLDPGTDLTYRLDDRHCAGVVTDDGHRSCDDPDAPHCPAHTSTWVCARCTGTCLKDEMDCFDDHAVYLAAFAPDTFKVGVTKAWRLETRLREQGADRGAHLRTVSNGRIAREIEAELAAGIPDRVRAPTKRAGLGQSVDEAAWDDLLSGFDPRDRFAFDYGLDLSERPVAETVATGRVRGTKGRLLVLDHAGSTYAVDLRDLVGYEVTPDGTDRRLQSSLGAFG from the coding sequence GTGCAGATCGTCGGCTACGACGCGACCGACGGCGGCATCCTCGTGAGCGACGGGGACGACGCCCTCGACGACGCCCCGCCCCGCCCCGTCGAGTACGTCCCTCTCGACCCCGGAACGGACCTGACCTACCGCCTCGACGACCGCCACTGCGCGGGCGTCGTCACCGACGACGGTCACCGCTCCTGTGACGACCCCGACGCGCCCCACTGTCCGGCCCACACCTCGACGTGGGTCTGTGCCCGGTGTACGGGCACCTGTCTCAAAGACGAGATGGACTGTTTCGACGACCACGCGGTCTATCTGGCAGCCTTCGCCCCCGACACGTTCAAGGTTGGCGTCACGAAGGCGTGGCGCCTGGAGACCCGCCTCCGCGAACAGGGGGCGGACCGTGGCGCCCACCTCCGCACCGTCTCGAACGGGCGGATCGCCCGCGAAATCGAGGCGGAACTGGCCGCCGGGATTCCGGACCGGGTGCGGGCGCCGACCAAGCGCGCGGGGCTCGGTCAGTCGGTCGACGAGGCGGCGTGGGACGACCTGCTGTCGGGGTTCGACCCCCGCGACCGCTTCGCGTTCGACTACGGCCTCGACCTCTCGGAGCGGCCGGTCGCCGAGACGGTCGCCACCGGCCGGGTTCGCGGGACCAAGGGCCGCCTGCTGGTGCTGGATCACGCCGGAAGCACGTACGCGGTCGACCTGCGGGACCTGGTCGGCTACGAGGTGACGCCCGACGGCACCGACCGCCGCCTGCAGTCGAGTCTCGGCGCGTTCGGATAG
- the codB gene encoding cytosine permease yields the protein MATEDESSAWRTFVFGDEDLPDPDYPIDHVPRDERKGLVSISAVLLGFVFFAGTLWSGAEVGAAMGFGPMLTATAVGYAILGVYVAALCGIAAKAGLTTVLLARYSFGRWGAKFADLLLGGTQVGWFGVTIPMVAIPTATFFGLDSPTFTLALIVLWGVLHLATAYFGYEGMEKLSLIAVPILVVVGLLSVFIAVGDAGGLSGLFAGSGSGEMGFAAAVTIVVGTFISGGTQAPNWARFASSTRVGFWAGLVAFLIGNGFLFLSGAVGGAVYDVTPAGDLYEVLAAQGLAAIGLIALILNIWTTNDNAAYAFGVAGSEAFEFDRKRPFVLVGGTVGILLALAGAESLLIPWLSTLGQYVPPLGGVIIADFLLCWRLSVPRMEDVDFTGVRWIAVLAYAVGVVVAVLTAGQVVPGVPAPAPLPGPGGAALNGLVAAFVVHTAAYHLLEETGVLAGHDVDAAAERL from the coding sequence ATGGCAACGGAAGACGAATCGTCGGCGTGGCGAACGTTCGTGTTCGGGGACGAAGACCTCCCCGATCCGGACTACCCCATCGATCACGTCCCTCGGGACGAACGCAAAGGCCTCGTGAGTATCTCCGCGGTGTTGCTCGGCTTCGTCTTCTTCGCCGGGACGCTGTGGTCCGGCGCCGAAGTCGGGGCGGCGATGGGATTCGGTCCCATGCTCACGGCGACCGCAGTGGGCTACGCCATCCTCGGCGTCTACGTCGCGGCGCTGTGTGGCATCGCCGCCAAGGCCGGCCTGACGACCGTCCTCCTCGCCCGGTACAGCTTCGGGCGGTGGGGGGCGAAGTTCGCCGACCTCCTCCTCGGCGGCACGCAGGTCGGCTGGTTCGGCGTCACCATCCCGATGGTCGCCATCCCGACGGCCACCTTCTTCGGCCTCGACTCGCCGACGTTCACGCTCGCGCTCATCGTCCTCTGGGGCGTGCTCCACCTCGCGACGGCGTACTTCGGCTACGAGGGCATGGAGAAACTCTCCCTGATCGCCGTCCCGATCCTGGTCGTCGTCGGCCTGCTCTCCGTGTTCATCGCGGTTGGGGACGCCGGCGGCCTCTCCGGCCTGTTCGCCGGGAGCGGCAGCGGGGAGATGGGATTCGCCGCCGCGGTCACCATCGTCGTCGGCACGTTCATCAGCGGCGGGACGCAGGCGCCCAACTGGGCGCGGTTCGCGTCCTCGACCCGCGTCGGCTTCTGGGCCGGCCTCGTCGCCTTCCTGATCGGCAACGGCTTCCTCTTTCTCTCCGGGGCCGTCGGCGGCGCCGTCTACGACGTGACGCCCGCCGGCGACCTCTACGAGGTGCTCGCGGCACAGGGGCTCGCGGCCATCGGCCTGATCGCCCTGATTCTCAACATCTGGACGACGAACGACAACGCCGCCTACGCCTTCGGCGTCGCCGGCAGCGAGGCGTTCGAGTTCGACCGCAAGCGCCCCTTCGTGCTGGTCGGCGGGACGGTCGGCATCCTGCTCGCACTCGCCGGCGCCGAGAGCCTGCTCATCCCCTGGCTGTCGACGCTCGGGCAGTACGTCCCGCCCCTCGGCGGCGTCATCATCGCCGACTTCCTGCTGTGCTGGCGGCTGAGCGTGCCGCGGATGGAGGACGTCGACTTCACCGGGGTCCGCTGGATCGCGGTCCTCGCCTACGCCGTCGGCGTCGTCGTCGCCGTCCTCACCGCCGGACAGGTCGTCCCCGGCGTCCCCGCCCCGGCACCGTTGCCCGGCCCCGGCGGCGCGGCGCTGAACGGCCTCGTCGCCGCCTTCGTCGTCCACACGGCGGCGTACCACCTGCTGGAGGAGACGGGCGTCCTCGCCGGTCACGACGTCGACGCCGCGGCCGAACGGCTCTAG
- the dpsA gene encoding DNA starvation/stationary phase protection protein DpsA, producing MSAKESIRREAGSVEDNAVRIDTGKAEQVIEALNTDLAATYVLYHQLKKHHWTVEGAEFGQLHDWFGDAAEEAEENADEIAERVQALGGVPISGPSALDDHSIVEFEGEDVYDVRTAMENDMEMYGDIIESVRDHVSLAEDLGDYATGELLRETLEDLEEGAHEAEHFLEDDTLVLADATH from the coding sequence ATGAGCGCGAAAGAATCCATCCGTCGTGAGGCGGGCAGCGTCGAGGACAACGCCGTCCGCATCGATACCGGGAAGGCCGAACAGGTTATCGAGGCGCTGAACACCGACCTCGCGGCCACGTACGTCCTCTACCACCAGCTGAAAAAGCACCACTGGACCGTCGAGGGCGCGGAGTTCGGACAGCTCCACGACTGGTTCGGCGACGCGGCCGAGGAGGCCGAGGAGAACGCCGACGAAATCGCGGAGCGGGTCCAAGCGCTCGGTGGGGTGCCGATCAGCGGGCCGAGTGCGCTCGACGATCACTCCATCGTGGAGTTCGAGGGCGAGGACGTCTACGACGTGCGGACGGCGATGGAGAACGACATGGAGATGTACGGCGACATCATCGAGTCGGTGCGCGATCACGTCTCGCTCGCCGAGGACCTCGGCGACTACGCGACGGGCGAACTGCTCCGGGAGACCCTCGAGGACCTCGAAGAGGGCGCCCACGAGGCCGAGCACTTCCTCGAGGACGACACGCTCGTCTTGGCGGACGCGACCCACTGA
- a CDS encoding helix-turn-helix domain-containing protein, which produces MAERHRRLLGSLPILVTTHATDGAGTYTGVYTSLQVKSTESPKDLVGKRLDEVLNPEATEALLDAFDEVIETGTRRYVEFSVEFADEEFRRGTYVAPLPPDSADTPQEVVTAGIDVTRYDERDRALYDVFDALESQSVRSDLERAFCDRIVEGRRYEMAWIGTADHAGDPSVRASAYADEYLDDLRAVGGLDATADPGVRALRSEEAVSVASIASRNRDWAAVATDHGLQAAIALPLSHEGVEHGVLAVYLADAEYLVPWREEVLVDYADAVGYALSAAMWRWALASDTAATLTVAVPDGLPLLALPDAVGGPLDVVSVVPRSGETVYYLRGDDGCDPETAAARCDGVEPYGVPSEGQSAVVVGTETPESRLVRLGVRFHTFRVTTDGATMTLIVPDSGTARSVRETLQEGYPNATISVEWGDADPDATDPITGSVRSVLTDRQYEMLEAAYRHGYFDRDRKCNLSELADELGLSRWTVSEHLRLAQRTLCSHLLD; this is translated from the coding sequence ATGGCCGAACGTCACCGCCGACTCCTCGGATCGCTCCCGATCCTGGTGACGACCCACGCCACCGACGGCGCGGGGACGTACACCGGCGTATACACGAGTCTACAGGTCAAGAGTACCGAATCGCCGAAGGACTTGGTCGGGAAGCGTCTCGACGAGGTGCTCAATCCGGAGGCGACGGAGGCGCTCCTCGACGCCTTCGACGAGGTGATCGAGACCGGCACCCGTCGGTACGTCGAGTTCTCCGTCGAGTTCGCCGACGAGGAGTTCCGGCGGGGAACGTACGTCGCTCCGCTTCCCCCCGACTCCGCGGACACCCCCCAGGAGGTCGTCACGGCCGGCATCGACGTCACCAGATACGACGAACGCGACCGGGCGCTCTACGACGTGTTCGACGCGCTCGAATCCCAATCCGTCCGCAGCGACCTCGAACGCGCGTTCTGTGACCGTATCGTCGAGGGGCGCCGATACGAGATGGCGTGGATCGGCACGGCTGACCACGCCGGCGACCCCAGCGTGCGCGCGTCGGCCTACGCGGACGAGTACCTCGACGACCTGCGCGCCGTCGGTGGCCTGGACGCCACGGCCGACCCCGGCGTTCGGGCGCTGCGGTCGGAGGAGGCCGTCTCCGTGGCGTCGATCGCGTCGCGGAACCGCGACTGGGCGGCGGTCGCGACCGATCACGGTCTGCAGGCCGCCATCGCCCTGCCGCTCTCCCACGAGGGCGTCGAACACGGCGTCCTCGCGGTGTACCTCGCCGACGCGGAGTACCTGGTCCCGTGGCGCGAGGAGGTCCTCGTCGATTACGCGGACGCCGTCGGCTACGCGTTGAGCGCCGCCATGTGGCGGTGGGCGCTCGCGTCCGACACCGCCGCCACGCTCACCGTCGCCGTCCCCGACGGCCTGCCGCTACTGGCGCTCCCCGACGCCGTTGGGGGTCCGCTCGACGTCGTGTCGGTCGTCCCGCGGTCGGGGGAGACGGTGTACTACCTGCGCGGCGACGACGGGTGCGATCCGGAGACGGCGGCGGCCCGCTGCGACGGGGTCGAACCCTACGGCGTCCCCTCCGAGGGGCAGTCGGCCGTCGTCGTGGGGACCGAGACCCCCGAGAGCCGACTCGTTCGACTCGGCGTCCGGTTCCACACGTTTCGGGTGACCACCGACGGGGCGACGATGACGCTGATCGTCCCCGACTCGGGGACGGCCCGGAGCGTTCGGGAGACCCTCCAGGAGGGGTATCCGAACGCGACGATCTCCGTCGAGTGGGGGGACGCCGACCCCGACGCCACCGACCCGATCACGGGGAGCGTCCGGTCCGTGTTGACCGACCGGCAGTACGAGATGCTGGAGGCCGCCTATCGCCACGGCTACTTCGACCGGGACCGGAAATGTAACCTCTCGGAACTGGCCGACGAACTCGGCCTCTCTCGGTGGACCGTCAGCGAACATCTGCGGCTGGCACAGCGCACGCTGTGTTCTCACCTGCTGGATTGA
- a CDS encoding tRNA (cytidine(56)-2'-O)-methyltransferase: protein MQDAPEVVVLRLGHRPGRDDRMTTHVALTARALGADRAVLVGDASQAGETVADITDRFGGPFDVTVTDSYRPLLREWEGTVVHLTMYGEPVADVIAPIRDRHREAPLLVVVGAGKVDFEVYDRADWNVGVTNQPHSEVAALAVFLDRLFEGRELDREWEDAERRVVPQATGKRVEEVDD from the coding sequence ATGCAGGACGCCCCCGAGGTGGTCGTGTTGCGACTGGGCCACCGGCCCGGCCGCGACGACCGCATGACGACACACGTGGCCCTGACGGCGCGGGCGCTCGGCGCCGACCGGGCGGTCCTCGTCGGCGACGCCTCGCAGGCAGGCGAGACGGTGGCCGACATCACCGACCGCTTCGGCGGCCCCTTCGACGTGACGGTGACCGACTCCTACCGGCCGCTCCTCCGGGAGTGGGAGGGGACGGTCGTCCACCTGACGATGTACGGCGAACCCGTCGCGGACGTGATCGCGCCGATCCGGGACCGCCATCGCGAAGCGCCACTGCTCGTCGTCGTCGGCGCCGGAAAGGTCGACTTCGAGGTGTACGACCGCGCCGACTGGAACGTGGGCGTGACGAACCAGCCCCACTCCGAGGTGGCGGCGCTGGCGGTGTTTCTCGACCGCCTGTTCGAGGGGCGGGAACTCGACCGCGAGTGGGAGGACGCCGAGCGGCGGGTGGTCCCGCAGGCGACGGGCAAGCGCGTCGAGGAGGTCGACGACTAG
- a CDS encoding SPFH domain-containing protein → MAPVVLQSIPGIGPLLVGVLVLLLAIVTVYQMVEIVDAYEKKALTVFGEYRRLLEPGITFIPPFVSRTYAFDMRTQTLDVPRQEAITRDNSPVTADAVVYIKVMDAKKAFLEVDDYKMAVSNLAQTTLRAVLGDMELDDTLNKRQEINARIRKELDEPTDEWGVRVESVEVREVNPSKDVQQAMEQQTSAERRRRAMILEAQGERRSAVETAQGEKQSNIIRAQGEKQSQILEAQGDAISTVLRAKSAESMGERAVIDKGMETLERIGQGESTTFVLPQELTSLVGRYGKQLTGSDVQDSQALDSLDFDEETRELIGLDDIEEILGQIDEAAEMDIEELEQEAEAIKSGAGTDIKSADEVVQDADQGAEFAGEEPETESNAE, encoded by the coding sequence ATGGCCCCCGTCGTACTGCAGTCGATTCCCGGAATCGGACCGCTTCTCGTCGGCGTGCTCGTCCTGTTGCTCGCCATCGTCACCGTCTACCAGATGGTCGAGATCGTCGACGCGTACGAGAAGAAGGCGCTCACCGTGTTCGGGGAGTACCGCCGGCTGCTCGAACCGGGCATCACGTTCATCCCGCCGTTCGTCTCGCGGACGTACGCCTTCGACATGCGGACCCAGACCCTCGACGTGCCGCGCCAGGAGGCCATCACCCGCGACAACTCGCCGGTGACCGCCGACGCCGTCGTCTACATCAAGGTGATGGACGCGAAGAAGGCGTTCCTCGAAGTCGACGACTACAAGATGGCGGTGTCGAACCTCGCCCAGACGACGCTGCGAGCCGTCCTCGGCGACATGGAACTCGACGACACGCTGAACAAGCGCCAGGAGATCAACGCCCGCATCCGGAAGGAACTCGACGAACCGACCGACGAGTGGGGCGTCCGCGTCGAGAGCGTCGAGGTGCGGGAAGTGAACCCCTCGAAGGACGTCCAGCAGGCGATGGAGCAACAGACCTCCGCGGAGCGCCGCCGCCGGGCGATGATCCTCGAAGCCCAGGGCGAACGGCGGAGCGCCGTCGAGACGGCCCAGGGGGAAAAGCAGTCGAACATCATCCGCGCGCAGGGTGAGAAACAGAGCCAGATCCTCGAAGCCCAGGGTGACGCCATCTCGACGGTGCTGCGGGCGAAGTCGGCGGAGTCGATGGGTGAGCGTGCGGTCATCGACAAGGGGATGGAGACGCTCGAACGCATCGGTCAGGGCGAGTCCACCACCTTCGTCCTCCCGCAGGAACTCACGTCGCTGGTCGGCCGGTACGGCAAGCAGTTGACCGGGAGCGACGTGCAGGACTCGCAGGCGCTCGACTCGCTCGACTTCGACGAGGAGACCCGCGAACTGATCGGCCTCGACGACATCGAGGAGATCCTCGGCCAGATCGACGAGGCCGCGGAGATGGACATCGAGGAACTCGAACAGGAGGCCGAGGCGATCAAATCGGGGGCGGGCACGGACATCAAAAGCGCCGACGAGGTCGTTCAGGACGCCGATCAGGGCGCGGAGTTCGCGGGCGAAGAGCCGGAGACGGAGTCGAACGCCGAGTGA
- the dpsA gene encoding DNA starvation/stationary phase protection protein DpsA: protein MTSTPHLRKPEADHVRREWDTVEETELRIDRASAALIVEALNSELSGLYILFNQVRKHHWLVEGAESDDIRTFLQEAAGRLTDVTDDIAIRVDALGGVPVCGPMGIRQHAPLYIEAPHHYDIRSSLDRDLDGYAALAVQMREHIELVERVGDAATGELLREHLKTLESDAHVLERYLADDTLVKRRSSD from the coding sequence ATGACGAGTACGCCACATCTCCGGAAACCCGAGGCGGACCACGTCCGACGGGAGTGGGATACGGTCGAGGAGACCGAGCTGCGGATCGACCGAGCATCGGCGGCACTGATCGTCGAAGCGTTGAATTCCGAGCTCTCCGGGCTCTACATCCTGTTCAACCAAGTCCGCAAACACCACTGGCTCGTCGAGGGCGCCGAATCGGACGACATCAGAACCTTCCTCCAAGAGGCCGCGGGCCGGCTGACCGACGTGACCGACGACATCGCGATCCGCGTCGACGCACTCGGCGGCGTGCCCGTCTGTGGCCCGATGGGAATCCGACAGCACGCACCCCTCTACATCGAAGCCCCGCACCACTACGACATCCGCTCCTCGCTCGACCGCGATCTCGACGGCTACGCGGCGCTCGCGGTGCAGATGCGTGAGCACATCGAACTGGTCGAGCGGGTGGGTGACGCCGCGACGGGGGAACTACTGCGCGAACACCTCAAGACGCTCGAATCGGACGCACACGTACTCGAGAGATATCTCGCCGACGATACGCTGGTCAAGCGTCGTTCGTCCGACTGA
- the dpsA gene encoding DNA starvation/stationary phase protection protein DpsA, with product MAKRQIGLVREPDSGDRRQAWGTIEETELRIDPDDAEVIVDALSVDHAGSFNLFYLLRKHYWTAAGAEHDEVADFLEAAYKRVRRINDGLARRIVELGGIPPNTPPTIQERAEVRLEAEDLYDLRASLEGDLEAYATLVASMREHVRLVEGRGDDGTGELLRTHLEALEADAHDVEQFLEDDTLVRAGTTER from the coding sequence ATGGCGAAGAGACAGATCGGGCTGGTCAGGGAGCCGGACAGCGGCGACCGACGCCAAGCGTGGGGAACGATCGAGGAGACCGAACTCCGAATCGACCCCGACGACGCCGAAGTGATCGTCGACGCACTCAGCGTCGACCACGCCGGATCGTTCAACCTGTTTTACCTCCTGCGGAAACACTACTGGACGGCGGCGGGAGCAGAACACGACGAGGTCGCCGACTTCCTCGAAGCGGCGTACAAGCGCGTGCGGAGGATCAACGACGGCCTCGCGAGACGAATCGTCGAACTCGGCGGCATCCCGCCGAACACGCCGCCGACGATTCAGGAGCGGGCCGAGGTCCGTCTCGAAGCCGAGGACCTCTACGACCTCCGAGCGTCGCTGGAGGGGGATCTCGAGGCCTACGCGACGCTGGTCGCGAGCATGCGCGAACACGTCCGCCTCGTCGAGGGACGCGGGGACGACGGAACTGGGGAGCTACTGCGGACCCACCTCGAAGCGCTCGAGGCGGACGCCCACGACGTGGAACAGTTTCTCGAAGACGACACGCTCGTTCGAGCGGGGACGACCGAACGATGA
- a CDS encoding glycosyltransferase, producing the protein MRSVAAFTDTYLPTVNGVTYTVQAWRDCWTDRGGRMDVVYPRTDGYAARAGEYPVRSLPFPFYPGFRLGVPVIPRRVRDVDVVHAHTPFAIGIAGLRLARRRDRPLVASYHTPTAEYADYVAPGEAVEALVERASKGYERWFFDRADAVVAPSEATATHLTDEVGVSTPVTVVPNGIDTERFRPVDPGDFLARHGLDDAGTLLGYTGRHGYEKRLRDAVDAAAALDVTLVFGGDGPAREDLETRAAERGVDARFLGFLDREELPAFYSALDAFVFPSPIETQGLVALEANACGTPVVGANDGALADTVVEGETGYHFETGDVDGLRASIRRTLAERDELGVRCLARRDRHGVDRAVDRLADVYDRVS; encoded by the coding sequence ATGCGTTCGGTCGCCGCCTTCACCGACACCTACCTGCCGACGGTCAACGGGGTCACGTACACCGTCCAGGCGTGGCGTGACTGCTGGACCGACCGCGGCGGCCGCATGGACGTGGTGTACCCGCGAACCGACGGCTACGCCGCCCGCGCCGGCGAGTACCCGGTTCGGAGCCTGCCGTTCCCCTTCTATCCCGGCTTCAGGCTGGGCGTGCCGGTGATCCCGCGCCGCGTCCGCGACGTCGACGTCGTCCACGCCCACACGCCCTTCGCCATCGGCATCGCGGGCCTCCGACTCGCCCGCCGGCGCGACCGCCCGCTCGTCGCCTCGTATCACACCCCGACCGCGGAGTACGCCGACTACGTCGCCCCCGGCGAGGCGGTCGAGGCGCTGGTCGAGCGGGCGAGCAAGGGGTACGAGCGGTGGTTCTTCGACCGGGCGGACGCCGTCGTCGCGCCGAGCGAGGCGACGGCGACCCACCTCACCGACGAGGTTGGCGTCTCGACGCCGGTGACCGTCGTCCCGAACGGCATCGACACCGAGCGCTTCCGCCCGGTCGACCCCGGCGACTTCCTGGCCCGTCACGGCCTCGACGACGCGGGGACGCTGCTCGGCTACACCGGGCGCCACGGCTACGAGAAGCGCCTGCGCGACGCCGTCGACGCCGCGGCGGCGCTCGACGTGACGCTCGTCTTCGGCGGGGACGGCCCGGCCCGCGAGGACCTCGAAACCCGGGCGGCCGAGCGCGGGGTCGACGCCCGCTTTCTCGGCTTCCTCGACCGCGAGGAGCTCCCCGCGTTCTACAGCGCCCTCGACGCCTTCGTCTTCCCGAGCCCCATCGAGACGCAGGGGCTCGTCGCCCTGGAGGCCAACGCCTGCGGGACGCCCGTCGTGGGCGCGAACGACGGCGCCCTCGCGGACACCGTCGTCGAGGGGGAGACGGGGTACCACTTCGAGACGGGCGACGTCGACGGGCTCCGGGCGTCGATACGGCGGACGCTCGCGGAGCGCGACGAACTCGGGGTGCGGTGTCTTGCCCGGCGTGACCGGCACGGCGTCGACCGGGCGGTCGACCGCCTGGCGGACGTGTACGACCGAGTGAGCTAG